The Panthera uncia isolate 11264 chromosome B3 unlocalized genomic scaffold, Puncia_PCG_1.0 HiC_scaffold_1, whole genome shotgun sequence genome segment GtggtttctgtgtctgtgtccatgtCCGTGTCCGTGTCGAGGTCCGTGTGCATCCGCGTGCGTGTGCAGCCCAGCCGCTTGCAGTCCCCGCTCCCTCACTCAGCAGCACTGTCAGCTTTTCCCTTAAAtaccaccccccttccccccccccccaacacctggGGAAGTTGTCCCGCCCCCTGATGAGGTCACACATGCTAATGAGCAGTGATGTCAGCGGGATTCCCTCCTttctgccgccccccccccgccttccttTGTGTGGCTTCCCTCTGGGAGCACACACACTGCGGAGTCTGGCTAAGACCTGAACAGACTGGAGTCAGAGGAGCAAAAGAGACAGGCATTCAGAGAAGTGGGCTGAGGGGTCAGTGGGTAAGGGAGTGGAGGATGGCCGGAGGCAAGGACCCAGGGACTGGGAGTCCAGGAACCAGGACTGTGCGTCATTTGTGTACTCTCAGCCTCCCAGCCCAGTGTCCAGGTCAGAGTGGCTGCTCAGTGGCTAAATGGAGGGTCTGGAGGCAGAAACCAAGAGACACCGGTCACCCTGGCACCAAGCTTCCCCATCACCCTCTCCTTTCCCATACCACCCCTTCTGGGTTAAGACACACCAGAGTAGCCACTTCCCAGCTGGGCCCCTAGGCAGATGGGGGCGCTAAGGAAGGGGAGATGGCTGCCTTGTTTGGGCAGCTTCATTCTGTCACTACGTTTAGGTGGATGCGAACCATGTGggctccccttctctccctccctgccaggcCCACCAACCTGGTGTTAGTACACAGAGCTTAGCCCTCTAGAAGTTCCCAGTCCCAAGTGTCAGCCCCCTCTCCACACTCTCCAGGGCACCACCAGGCCTCCTGGACTACACGATGATGTCTGCGTCTTTGTGGGAAGCCAGCATGGCACCTCTCCTTTACTGCTCCTTTTCTGCCAGCTTCCTTTTCCCTGAGTGCCAGATCCTTTTTCGTGTGGAAAGGCCCTTTCCCTTCAGATCAGTTCTTATCTTTCTTCCCGACGCTGCAAGCACCCAAACATACCTTCTGATTTTCTGGCTCCTCCTCACCCCATGTTTGCCAGGTGCTGTGTGAAGCAGCTTCCTGCATTATCTCCTGTCATTCTTATGACTTGAAGGCTTAGAGTGGTAGGGGGGTAGCCTGTCCCCAAATCAATCATCAGCTGGAAAATGGGGACACCAGGATTCCCACCCTGGTTCTTCCAATGCCAAAGACTGTTTTTCATCTGCCTTGCTGCCTTCTTTGTCTTAAATATTCCAACTGTCTTCTATTATTTGGAACAGTCTGTATTGTAATCTTCAGGGGACTCCTCCAATGGAAGAGACAAATAGTAATCATGGACTAATGTGCAGTAACACTTCACTGACTGGAGATCTACTACGGGGCAACGTTTGGGGTCTAGGGGGATCAGAAGGGACCCCTGAGCAACTACAGTACTTACATACTTTACTCATTGGATAGACTCTCCAGGCTTCAATCACAGCTTCCCTTGTCCTTATTTACAATTTCAGTATGTGTCTATGTGTTCCTATACTCATTACAGGAAATTACAGAACATTAGAGTAGCAAGTGACCCCTGATCACCCAGTAGCAAGGGCAACAACACCACAAAACACTTTAAAGGTGtcataagcatttaaaaagtcGTCTAAGAGCATTTTGGCAAAAAGGCGAACAGCTTCCCTGACACTGTTACAGCTTCTGAAAACATTGTTATAGAGAAGCCATTGGTTTCTATGAATGATCCTCAGCCATCTGGAAAAATGTGTGTTCTATTGCAGATGTGCTGAAGACGGTTTAGAATGATTTCCTtacaaaatgagttttaaaagttttatattgtAAAGGGGTGAGCTTCATTTATCTGGAAAACCCACTTAGGTGGTTGGATTAATTTCTATGATACCATATAAGAGTGAAACGGGGGCTGCAGACCCCAGGAAGGATTATTGACCATTACCATTGACTGTGCTTTGGGTCACAGGAGCCAGCTGGGTTTCACCTTGAACCACTATCTCTCTTGTCCCACTAGTAAGAAGTGGAGGAGGGAATAACCTGAGAAATGTTGGCTCTCCTCCACGGGAGAGTCTGTGGAATAGTGGGGCAAGGGTGAAATTTGGAACTGAACCAATCCAGGTTTAAATCTGCCTCTGTGTAGAGACTGGGCTAGTCTCCTAATTCCTATGAAACTGCTTCCAAACCTGTGAATTGGGATTATGATGCCCATGGCACAGCCTTGTTTTGAGGGCTCACTACACATGAAAAAGGATCTGGCACTCAGCAGGTTGCCCAACCATCTGGTGCTCCCACAACCTCAGGCAGTGTGGCTAGGggtccctctccccttccagcAGGGTCTGGAGCTTGGTTCAGTCCCAGATTCTTAAGGACTCAATGCTAGTATGTGCTGTTATTTCAGATTCCCAGCCTGATCTCCATCTCATGCTGAGACACCTCCCTCCTCTGCACTGAGAGCTTTGACAGGAGTCCCACGCCCCAGTACTGGGCACTTTGGATAGTGTTGTCTCTGTCCTGATAGGATGTGAGgtggctttgtttctttttccatagGGCTTGGTGCAAATAAACTTGAGTGACTGCTCCCCAgttccccaccctctccccacctctcctgggTGGGACCTTCTGAGTTTCCCATGTTGCCTGTACAAGGCTAAGTCCCCTCTTCCCACCAACCTGGGGCTTCTCTGTGGCTGACAAAAGTAGCATTACCCTTTGCACCTTCTAGAGCATACACCCAGCACCTAGAGAAACTTATTTCAGGCTCAGGACACACAGCCCTTCCCAGTGAACTCTACCCTCAGGTCTTCCCTCTGGCTTCCTGAAGCATTCCACCCTGAGGAGCATTCTTTTACCATGTCTTTGTCCACAAATTACAAATAACACCAGGAGGTCAAAGGTCTGGAGCAGGCACAAATTACAAATAACACCAGGAGGTCAAAGGTCTGGAGCAGGACAAGTGATGAGGCTGTCAGCTGAAGGAGAGGAGCAAGGGAGAGGGTGCAGACCAGGAGATGGAGAGGTGTGGAAGGAAAATCAGCATTCCCTGCTTCCCTGGGCCTTTCACTAGGGGAACCCAGGGACTGTTAGCACTAGGGAAGGAAGACCCAAAGGGAGAAGGGTATGCAAGGATGGGGATCTCTGAAGTCCCTTCCCCAATCTCTGGAGAGGGTCTGGAGTCAAAGGAATCTGGGTCTTTCCCAAGATCCCTCAATCCAGGACTATACCATATTcactctctgccacttccctagGCTCTTGCTCACTGAGAGGAGGAAACATGCGGTTGGTGCTGGGTGTGCGGATGTGGGCACAGACACAGACAGGCTGTAATTACCAGGGCCCTTCCGCCAGAGGCTGGGGCTAGACCAGGCCGGCCAGGAAGGGTGAGGGCGAGCCTGAGGAGAGTCTGCTTCTGTTCGGGAATGCCTCAGCTCCATGCCACCCCCATAGACGCCTTCTGTATCCCTTGTCCCAGTTTTCGTTTCAAACTCTGGGACGGCTTCTGTCACCTCACTTACCAGAGGCTGGGCTCCAACATTTCTCCAGGTTATTCCCTCCTCCATCACCCACTCTAGCTCTTCAGCTCTGGCCACTGCTTACACTCCTGCCTCTTTTCTTAGGAGGTCTGGGGTTCAGCCTGCAGCCCTAGCCCTCACATCTGCTTAGTTTTATCCTGTGGATTCTCACTGTTCCTAGAATCCATAACTCTATTCCACCTATGGACCACATTCTTTAGAGTCTAGTTTGGGCCCTCTTCTAGGCAGACCTTTTTGGATTTGGTCAAAGTGATGCCAGCATCTTCACACCCCAgatgtttatgatttttttctttcaacttacTTTTGCCTGCTTTGAGGCATCCTGGCCAAGAGTTCACCTATCTTGCGCAGGACAGACTGTAACTgcttggtgggggtggagggtagagGCCAGGAGTTAAGAGGCCAGGAGGGTAGAGGTAGAGGTAGAGGCCAGGAGTTAAGGCTCCTGCGTTCCCCTAGGGACATTCTGCTTCTATGATCTGTGCTCTGGGAGTACTCCATGAATGGGAACATTCCCACTACAGCGCCCAGCTGGCTCACTAGACTTCTGGACTGGTGGTGAGTAAAGAGGCTTGGTGCTGACCCCTGGTGTCAGTCACCGTAGGGCTGAGCCCCAGGTAGTAGGTGCAAGTGGTGGAGAGGGTCAGTCCTTAGGGTTCCTAGAGTGGTGTAAAAACCAAGTGTATGTGGTTAGAACAAGTAGGAAGAGGGCAGGGTTCCGAGGGCAGAGCAGAGACCTTCACAGGGAGGGGCAAGGCGAGGGGAGCGTAAGCTGAGATGGGTAGAGACAGGGCTCAGGTTATAGCTCATTtacaaaaatcttaaatttctggttcttttattttcaaccttgaCTTGCTGGGCAATGACCTAGCTTTGGGACAAAAGCAGTTTTTGTGCTCTTTTTATGAGCCAGGCCCTGCAGGAAGGATCACAGTCGGCAAAACCTCAGGCCCTGCCCAAATCCTTCCCTTGGGTGCTGGAGATCTCCAGCCAATTGACATTCTGGTGCTGAAAGGCCACTTTGGGGTAGGGGTTTGGTAAGGATGGAGTGTCCGGGCCTGTGACCCTTtaagaaatttactttttaaaaacagccacCTGAGTGGTGGTGTGGGAAGACAGTGGTGGTAGAGAAACGGTGGTCTCTGGGCATGTGCGGAGGGAGCTCTGTGTGAGCCCTCTCCCTTCCTGAGGGATACCTAATTTTACAGCAGCTACACAGGGTCACAGGAGGCCTGCCAAGACCCCTCAGACAGAGGGTCAGGGAGGGAAGTAGCGAAAGGGAAGCTGAGTTGCCCTCTAAAGGGTTGTCACTGTGACCAAAGCCCCCAAGGGAGCTAGGTCACCTCAGGCAAGCAGTGGCTCATCCTCTGCTTCGACTACCCAGACCCCTGGCTCAGCCAGTGGCACCAGAAGCACATCGTCCTCATCCTCTGGGGACAGGACTGTTGTGTGGGGTTCAGGTGGGGTCCGGGTTGGTCCTGGGGGCCGAAGGCTGGGCAGAAGGCGGCCTCGCAGGGCCTGCACCACTCCCGACAGCAGTGATGACTCTGGGGACATGGAGGGCGGTGGCCCTGGGGCCTCAGAGATGGTAGGGAGGGCTGGAGATGTGCTGGTAGATGGGAGGGGAGCCTTGACGGGCAGTGGGGGTGCCTGTTCCCCATCCTGCCCACCTTCCGCCCCGCCCTCACGGGCCGGACCTGTGTTGCCATCTAGGGACTcaaggggagcagcagagggtgTGACCTGGGATCTGGTCTCTGGGTTCCGGGCTGGGGGGTTGGTTCGAGGAAGCAGGCCCCAGCGGCGTAGACGGCGCACCAGGCGGCGCATAGAGCGGCCCCTCTGGCGGCGGCGGGCACCTGAGGCACCCCCTGGAGTCATATCCTGGCGCAAGATCTGTAGCAGAGAACGCAGGTTGCCCAGCACTGAGTTCTGCAAGGAGAGGAGGCAGACATCAGagtcagggaggtggggagggccagGAGCCTCAAAGAAGAATGGTACAGGCGCAGGGCCACGGAGGCTGGGAAGCGGGAAGTACTGGGCCGGGAGGTCACTTACATCATTAGGGTTCTCCGTAGGGAAGTCCTCTACTGGTGGGATGGCACCCTGGGCAATGAGCTGCCCATAGGAGGGTGGGGCCTGCTGCTGCACAATCTCAGCCTCCATCCGGGACAGGGGCGCGAAGATGCTGGAAGGAATGAGGGCAGCTCAGTCACAGGTGGTGCCGGCCAGAGCAGCCTGTCCTAGCCTGGACACGTCTTTTCCCTCCACACCCAGGCCAAGACCACTGAGCTATGTATGCCCTGGCTTTCCCAAGAGCCATGCGAGGTTCCCCTCCTTCTTGGAGATTGCCTTCAGGATCTAGACCTGTCCTTTCCTCAGAGGAGCACCCCCATCCCCAAGCTGGACAACTCCAGGAGCCAACCCAGAAGCAGGTCACCAGAGCCTGTCCCCAGTGTGGGCACCCTCAGGGTCTTCCCCTcagccccccgcccctgcagcTGGCTGCACCCTCACTGACCTGTACTCCTGGGTGCGAATGGCATAGAGTTTGCAGGTGCAGCCCAGGGCAATGACCAGTAGCAAGCCGCACACCAGGCTGCCAATGACCGCAGCTGTAATGACCTTGCGGGGCAGGGCATAGGAACAGTCCCACTCATCGCTGCCGTCGGCACAGTCTGGCTGCCCGTCGCACACCCATGTCTCATACACGCACTTCTCATCCCGGCAGCGGAAGTTGCCAGGCTGGCAGTGCCGGCAGCGTCTCTCGTCTGCTCCATCAGCACAGAAAGTCTGGTAGTTGCAGCGGTCAGCGGGCAGGTAGCAGGCTGTGGTGCTGGTTGTGCCGGCAGGCCCACAGGGGAAGTGTCCAGGTGGGCAGCCGGGGCAGTTTTCCTCGTCCGTGCCGTCGGCACAGTCCCATGAGCCATCACAGCGCTGGGCCTCACTGTAGCAGCGCTCACCGAGGCCCTCACTAGCCCCCAGGCCAGTGCCTAAGCCACAGGGCCGATCCCAAGGCAAGCAGTAGCCTCGCACATGGTAGGTGGCATTGAAGCCCCGACCATGGCTCCAAGCAACTGTGTGGTAGGCCACGATGGCCTGGCCAGACAGCGTCTCCACGGTGACAGACTTGCCATTGCTGAAGTGGGTGAGGCTGCGCAGTAG includes the following:
- the LRP10 gene encoding low-density lipoprotein receptor-related protein 10, with product MLPTTLLLLLLGGAVAYPDRIIFPNPACEDPPAVLLEVQGTLQRPLRDSRSSPANCTWLILGSKEQTVTVRFQKLRLACGSERLILRSPLQPQISLCEAPASPLQLPGGNVTITYSYAGARAPVGQGFLLSYSQDWLMCLEEEFQCLNHRCVPLAQRCDRIDACGDGSDEAGCSSDPFPDLTPAPVPTPPCNHTLEDFYGVFSSPGYSHLASGSHPQSCLWLLDPHDGRRLAVRFTALDLGYGDAVHVYDGPGPPKTPRLLRSLTHFSNGKSVTVETLSGQAIVAYHTVAWSHGRGFNATYHVRGYCLPWDRPCGLGTGLGASEGLGERCYSEAQRCDGSWDCADGTDEENCPGCPPGHFPCGPAGTTSTTACYLPADRCNYQTFCADGADERRCRHCQPGNFRCRDEKCVYETWVCDGQPDCADGSDEWDCSYALPRKVITAAVIGSLVCGLLLVIALGCTCKLYAIRTQEYSIFAPLSRMEAEIVQQQAPPSYGQLIAQGAIPPVEDFPTENPNDNSVLGNLRSLLQILRQDMTPGGASGARRRQRGRSMRRLVRRLRRWGLLPRTNPPARNPETRSQVTPSAAPLESLDGNTGPAREGGAEGGQDGEQAPPLPVKAPLPSTSTSPALPTISEAPGPPPSMSPESSLLSGVVQALRGRLLPSLRPPGPTRTPPEPHTTVLSPEDEDDVLLVPLAEPGVWVVEAEDEPLLA